The window TGTTCCCGGCCGATGACGATTTCACGCCGCTCTGGCGCGAAGAGGCCGGGGCGCGTCGTGTGCTGAGCTTTGGCCTGAGTGCACAAGCCGACGTCAGCGCCAGCTATCAGGCCACGGCCTTTGGCAGCACCTTGCAAGTCGCCGTCAAGGGTCTGGCCGTGCCGCCAGCGCAGTTCAAGGTCGAGCTGGCCGCCGTGGGCGAGCACAATGTACGCAATGCCCTGGCCGCCGCCGCTTGCGCGCTCGGCGCCGGCATCGCCATCGAGGCCGTGGTGCGCGGGCTGGAGAGCTTTGCCCCGGTCAATGGCCGGCTGCAGCGCAAAGAGGCCAGAAGCGGCGCGCTGGTGATCGATGACACCTACAACGCTAACCCGGATTCGGTCCGCGCCGCCATCGACGTGCTGGCCGCCATCGCCGGACCGCGTGTGCTGGTGCTGGGCGACATGGGCGAGGTCGGCGACCAGGGACCGCAGTTCCACGCCGAGATCGGCGCCTATGCGCGCAGCCGTGGCATCCCGCTCTTCTTCGGCCTGGGCGAATTGACGAAACACGCCGTCACGGCCTATGGCGCCACACCGCAAGGGGTTGCGCAGGCCCTGCATTTCGACGACATCGCCGCACTCAATGCAGCGGTGGAGCAGGCCGCGCCGCAAGGTGCGACCGTTTTGGTAAAAGGTTCACGCTTCATGAAGATGGAGCGAGTTGTACAGCATCTGGTCAACGTTGAATCCCCCACGCAACATCAACAGGAGACCCATTAGCATGCTGGTCTGGCTCGCACAGAATTTTCAACAGGACTTCGGCTTCTTGCGCCTGTTCAACTTCATCACCTTCCGCGCGGTGTTCGCCACGCTCACGGCCTTGCTGATCGGCATGATCGCCGGCCCCGCCGTGATCCGCATGCTCACCCGCATGAAGGTCGGCCAGGCCGTGCGCACCGACGGTCCGCAGACCCACCTGATCAAGTCCGGCACCCCGACCATGGGCGGCGTGCTGATCCTGATCGGCATCGGCATTTCCACCCTGCTGTGGGCGGACCTGTCCAACCGCTTCGTCTGGATCGTGCTGATCGTCACGCTCGGCTTTGGCGCCATCGGCTGGGTCGATGACTACCGCAAGGTGGTCTATCGCGACCCGCAGGGCATGCGCTCGCGCGAGAAGTATTTCTGGCAATCGCTGATCGGCCTGGTGGCCGCCTTCTACCTGGCCTTCTCGGTCTCGGAAGTGAGCAACATGAAGGTCTTCGACCTGTTCGTGGCCTGGGTGCGTTCTGGCTTCAGCCTGGACCTGCCGCCCAAGGCCGACCTGATCGTACCCTTCTTCAAGACCGTCAGCTATCCGCTGGGCGTCTGGGGCTTCATCGCGCTGACCTATTTCGTCATCGTCGGCACCAGCAACGCCGTGAACCTGACTGACGGCCTGGACGGCCTGGCCATCATGCCCACCGTGCTGGTGGGCGCGGCACTGGGCCTGTTTGCCTACCTGACCGGCAATGCCGCCTATGCCAAGTACCTGTTCATCCCGCATATCCCGGGCGCCGGTGAATTGCTGATCTTCTGCGGCGCCATGGGCGGCGCCGGGCTGGCCTTCCTCTGGTACAACGCCTACCCGGCGCAGGTGTTCATGGGCGACGTCGGCGCGCTGGCGCTGGGCGGCGCGCTGGGCACCATCGCCGTGATCGTGCGCCAGGAGATCGTGCTCTTCATCATGGGCGGCATCTTCGTGGTGGAGACACTGTCGGTGATGATCCAGGTGGCCTATTTCAAGTACACCAAGAAGCGTTTCGGCACCGGTCGACGCGTGTTGTTGATGGCCCCGCTGCATCATCACTATGAGCAGAAGGGCTGGAAGGAAACCCAGGTGGTGGTGCGGTTCTGGATCATCACCATGATGCTGGTACTGCTGGGCCTGTCGACGCTGAAGCTGCGCTGACCCGGGAGCCGGAAAAGATACGCGCCCCCTTGCCATGTGGCCAGGCGGCGCTTTTGTAGCAGGCAGATTTGAAGAAGTGAGTTTGGAAACAACAATGAACTATTCGGGCAAACACGTTCTGGTGCTCGGACTCGGTGAGTCCGGCCTGGCAATGGCGCGGTGGCTGGTCTACTGCGGCGCCAGCGTGCGCGTGGCCGATACCCGTGGCGAAGCAGCGCTGGCCGAGCGCCTGGCCGCGCTGCGCGCGGATGCGCCCGAGGCCCAGGCCGTGCTGGGACAGCCCTTGTCCCCGGCCTTGCTGGAGGGCGTGGATTTCGTCGCCGTCAGCCCGGGCCTGGCTCCCGAGGGCGAACTGGCGCCGCTCATGCCCGCCATCGCCGAACGCAGCCTGCCGCTGTGGGGCGAGATCGAATTGTTTGCCCAGGCGCTGGTCGCCTTGCGCGAAGAGACCCTGTATCAACCCAAGGTGCTGGCCATCACTGGCACCAACGGCAAGACTACCGTGACGCGCCTGACCGGCCTGTTGTGCCAGCGCGCCGGCCTGTCGGTGCAGGTGGCCGGCAACATCAGCCCGGCTGCACTGGATGTGCTGCGCGAAGCCGTGATCAGGGACAAGGTCTTCCTGGCCGAACTGGCCGAGCAGGACGCCCTGGCCGCGGCCCAGGCCGCCGCCGAAGCCGAGGCCCAGGCAGCCCAGCAGGCCGTGCTGGACGCGCAGCAGGAAGCCGAAGCCGAGAAACACCGCCGTGCCGCTGCCCGCATCGAAGAAGCGGCCTCCATTGCGGTGCCGGTGCTGCAGTCGCATCCCGTTGCGCCGGCATCCCTATCCGAATCTGAACAGGAGACGGCTGCGCAGCTGGACCTGCTGGATGCGGCCGACGCCTCCGGAGAGCATGCGCAGGACCATCAGCCGCCCGCCGCCGACGTATCGCCCAGCGCAGCAGAGGCAGCCAGCCAGGTCGATGCAAGCGCTGCCGATGAGCCGGACACCAGCGAGAGGGTGGCCACCGATGAGGCTGACGCGGTGGCACAAGACGCGTCCGCCGCCGCCGCCGCCGCGACCCTGGACGTGGCTTCCGACGTAGTCCCGCAAGCCCAGCCGGATGCGCCCGCCACCACGGGCGAGGCCATGAACCTGGGAGACTTCATGGAAGTCTCGCGCAAGGCCGAGGAAGACGCGCTGGTCGAGGTGCCGCCGCCACCGCCGCCGGAGCCCACCTATCGCGGTTCCATGCCGCAGGCCTGGGTGCTGGAGTTGTCCAGCTTCCAGCTGCACACCACGCATAGCCTGCAGGCCGACGCCGCCACTGTGCTGAACCTGACCCAGGATCACCTCGACTGGCACGGCAGCATGGAACACTATGCCGCCGACAAGGCCCGCATCTTCGGCCAGCACACCGTGCGCGTGCTCAACCGCGACGATGCGCTGGTCATGCAGATGGCTGCTGCCGGTAGCGCGCTCTCGACCTTCGGACTGGATGAGCCGACCGCGCCCAACAGCTTCGGCCTGGTCAATGACAACGGCATGCTGTGGCTGGCCAATGCCTTCGTCCATGAAGATGACGAAGTGCCCGAAGGCAAGCGCCGTCGCAAGCAGAAGGACATGCTGCCGCCGCCGGTCACCCTCAAGCGTCTGATGCCCGCCGACGCCCTCAAGATCCGCGGCGCACACAATGCGATGAACGCCCTGGCTGCGCTGGCCCTGTGCCGCGCCATCGATCTGCCGATGGCGCCGCTGCTGCACGGCCTGCGCGACTACACGGGTGAACCGCACCGGGTGGAGCTGGTGGGCGTGATCCAGGAGGTCGATTACTACGACGACAGCAAGGGCACCAATGTCGGCGCCACCGTGGCTGCGCTCAACGGCCTGGGCCTGGGTGGACGTCCCAATCGCATCGTGTTGATCGCCGGTGGCGACGGCAAGGGCCAGGACTTTTCGCCGCTGGACCTGCCGGTGCAGAAATATGCCCGCGCGGTGCTGCTCATTGGCCGCGATGCGCCGGCCATACGCGCTGCGCTGGCCGACAGCGGTGTCGAGCTGATCGATTGCGCCAGCCTGGAAGCGGCCGTGGAAAAGGCGGGCGAGATCGCTACCGCCGGCGACATCGTGCTGCTTTCGCCGGCCTGCGCCAGCCTGGACATGTTCCGCAACTACGCCCACCGCGCCGAAGTCTTCGTCGATGCGGTGCGCGAACTGGCGCTCTCGCGCGGTGAGGTGCTGGCATGAAACTGAACCTGTCATCGATGCGCAGCTGGCTGGGCGGCCTCAGGGAAGCCGCTCCGGCGGCGGCCGGTCGCGCCCGCAGTGGCCGTGGCGGCGCATCGGGCAGCATCGGTTTCGAGCAGCGCTCGCGCATGATGGAATACGACCAGCCCCTGATCTGGGTGGTCCTGCTGTTGATGCTCTTCGGCATGGTGATGGTCTACTCGGCCTCGGTGGCCTTGCCAGATTCGCCCAAGTACGCCTCCTATTCGAACTACCATTTCCTGATCCGTCAGGCCATCTTCATCGTGCTCTCCATCATCGCGGGCGCGCTGGCCTTCCGCGTGCGCATCGAGACCTGGCAGAAGTGGGCGCCCTACCTGTTCGGCATCACCCTGATCCTGCTGCTGATGGTGCTGGTGCCGGGCGTGGGCAAGGGCGTCAATGGCGCCAAGCGCTGGCTGTCCTTGAAGATCATCAACCTGCAGCCGTCCGAACTGATGAAGCTCTTCATCGTCCTGTACGCAGCCGACTACACCGTGCGCAAGCAGGCGGTGATGCACAAGCTGGTCAAGGGCTTCTTCCCCATGGCCGCAGCCGTCGGCCTGGTCGGGCTGCTGCTGCTGCTGGAGCCTGACCTGGGCGCCTTCGGCGTGATCGTCTGCATCGCCATGGGCATCCTGTTCCTGGGCGGCATCAATGGGGTCTGGTTCGGCGGCATCGGCGCGACCCTGGTTGGCGTGTTCTCGCTGGTCATCGTGACCTCACCCTGGCGGCGCGAGCGCATCTTTGCCTACCTCAATCCCTGGGAAGAAGAAAACGCCCTGGGCAAGGCCTACCAGCTGTCGCACTCGCTGATCGCCTTCGGGCGCGGCGAGCTCTTCGGCGTGGGCCTGGGCAGCAGCGTGGAGAAGTTGCATTACCTGCCGGAAGCGCATACCGACTTCCTGCTGGCGGTGATCGGCGAGGAACTCGGTTTTGTCGGCGTGCTGGTGGTGGTGCTGCTGTTCTACTGGCTGGTCAAGCATGCCTTCGAGATCGGCCGCCAGGCCATCGCCCTGGACCTGACCTTTGCCGGCCTGGTGGCCAAGGGCATCGGTATCTGGCTGGGCGTGCAGGCCTTCATCAACATGGGCGTGAACCTGGGCTTGCTGCCCACCAAGGGGCTGACGTTGCCGTTGATGAGCTACGGCGGTTCGGGCGTGCTGTTGAATTGCGTGGGCCTGGCCATCCTGTTGCGCATCGATTATGAAAACCGGGTGTTGATGCGCGGAGGTCGCCTATGAGCGCGCCCCGCAAGTTGCTGATCATGGCGGCCGGCACCGGCGGCCATATCTTCCCGGGCCTGGCCATTGCCGACACCATGCGCGCACGCGGCTGGGAAGTGAGCTGGCTGGGGACCTCGCACGGCATGGAGCGCGAGCTGGTGCCGTGCCATGGGGTGGAGATGGACAGCATCGTCTTCGCCGGCCTGCGCGGCAAGGGCTTGATGCATACCGTCAAGGGCGCGTGGCGTCTGGTGGCGAGCTTCTTCGATTGCTTCGCCATCCTGGGACGTCGCCGTCCGGATGTGGTCCTGGGCATGGGCGGCTACGTCACCGTGCCGGGTGGCGCGATGGCGCGCCTGCGCGGCAAGCCGCTGGTGCTGGTCAATGCCGACGCGGCGCTGTTGCTGTCGAACAAGGCGCTCACGCCGTTGGCCGACAAGGTCTTGTTCGGTTTCCCGGCGGATTTCGGCAAGGCCGCCGGCAAGGCCGAGGTGACCGGCAATCCGGTGCGCCAGGAAATCACCGCCTTGCCGCCGCCGGTCCAGCGTTATGCCGGTCGTCGTGGCCCGCTGAAGATCCTGGTGGTAGGCGGCAGCCTCGGCGCCAAGGTGTTGAACGAGACGGTCCCGGCCGCGCTGGCCCAGTTGCCGCTCGAGCAGCGCCCGCAGGTGACGCACCAGTCGGGCAAGCAGAATATCGTCGCGCTGCGTGCGGCCTACGAGGCTGCAGGCGTAGAGGCCGAGGTACTCGACTTCATCGAGGACATGCCGCGCCGCTATGCCGAGGCTGATCTGGTGATCTGCCGCGCTGGCGCGATCACGGTGTCCGAGCTGACGGCAGCGGGCGTGGCCAGCGTGCTGGTGCCCTTGGTCGTCTCGACGACTTCGCAGCAGATCGAAAATGCCCGCTGGATGGCCAAGAACAAGGCGGCGATTCACCTGCCGCAACGCGAACTGAGCCCGGACGCCCTGGCCGGTTTGCTGCAGAAACTGGACCGCGCTGCATGCCATGAGATGGCGCAGGCGGCGTACGAACAAGGCCGGCGCGACGCCAATGAGGCGATCGCGCGCGTGCTGGAAGGACTGGTAACACCATGAAGCATCGCGTCAAGAATATCCATTTCGTCGGCATCGGCGGCTCCGGCATGAGCGGCATCGCTGAAGTGCTGCTCAACCTCGGCTATGGCGTCTCGGGTTCCGACCTCGGCAGCAACGCCGCCACCCAGCGCCTGGCGCAACTGGGCGCGTGCATCCGCTATGGCCATGCGGCCGGGAATATCGAAGGCGCCGACGCCATCGTCACTTCCACCGCCGTCAAAGGCGACAATCCGGAAGTGCTGGCGGCCCGCAAGAAACACATCCCCATCGTGCCGCGCGCGGTCATGCTGGGCGAGCTGATGCGGTTGAAGAAGGGCATCGCCATTGCCGGCACCCACGGCAAGACCACCACCACCAGCCTGGTGGCAAGCGTCCTGGCCCAGGGCGGACTGGACCCGACCTTCGTCATCGGCGGCCGCCTCACCAGCGCGGGCGCCAATGCCAAGTTGGGCACCGGCGAATTCATCGTGGCCGAGGCTGATGAGTCGGATGCGTCCTTCCTCAACCTCACACCCGTGATCGAAGTCATCACCAATATCGATGCCGATCACATGGAAACCTACAACCATGATTTCGCGCGCCTGAAACAGGCCTTCGTCGAGTTCACCCAGCGCCTGCCGTTCTATGGCGTGGCCGTGCTGTGCCTGGATGACCCGCACGTGCGCGAGATCATGCCCATGGTCTCCAAGCCCATCCTCACCTATGGCTTCCACGAAGACGCCGATGTGCGCGCCATCGATGCCAAGGCGGTGGACGGCAAGATGGAATTCACCGTGATCCAGGATGGCTATGCGCCCATGCAGGTGAGCCTGAACCAGCCCGGCATGCACAATGTCCAGAACGCCTGCGCCGCCATCGCCATCGCGCGCGAGCTGGACGTGGACGATGCCGCCACCCAGAAGGCGCTGACCGAATTCAACGGCGTGGGCCGCCGCTTCACCCGCTACGGCGAGGTGCCGCTGTGGGACGCCGAAGGCAAGCCGGCCGGTCACTTCACCCTGGTGGACGACTATGGCCATCACCCCGTGGAGACCGCCGCCACCATCGCCGCCGCCCGTGGCGCCTATCCGGGCCGTCGCCTGGTGCTGGCCTTCCAGCCGCATCGCTATACCCGCACCCGCGATCTGTTCGAAGACTTCGTCAAGGTCTTGTCCTCGCCCGATGTGCTGGTGCTGGCCGAGGTGTACTCCGCCGGCGAAGCGCCCATCGTGGCCGCCGATGGCCGTTCGCTGGCGCATGCGCTGCGCGCGGCGGGCAAGGTGGAGCCGGTGTTCGTGGACGATATCGGCGATATGCCTGAGACCATCCGCAATGTGGTGCGCGATGGCGACGTCGTCATGACCATGGGCGCGGGTTCGATCTCGGCGGTGCCGGGTCGTCTTACCGCCCAGGCCGATGTGAAGAATGAACAGGGGGCAGCATGATCAGCCAGGACCAGATCAAGGCCTTTGGCCGCGTCGGCGTGCTCTTCGGTGGCCGTTCGGCCGAGCGCGAAGTGTCGATGATGTCGGGCAACGGTGTCTTGCAGGCCTTGCGCAGCAAGGGCGTGGACGCCCATCCCTTCGATCCGGCCGAGCGCAGCCTGGGTGAGTTGCAGGCCGAGCAGTTCGATCGCGTCTTCATCGCCCTGCATGGCCGCTATGGCGAGGACGGCA is drawn from Herbaspirillum seropedicae and contains these coding sequences:
- a CDS encoding UDP-N-acetylmuramoyl-tripeptide--D-alanyl-D-alanine ligase, translated to MMRFDFRQMLEWLRTAEAAASAHTVPGVVNAPAGLLALNDVVTDSRAVKPGNVFVALRGERFDAHDFLDAVADQGAAAVVVERVPPGLALPAIVVPDTRAALGQIAHGWRMQRQIPVIGVTGSNGKTTVKEMIATILAAAFGEEGYLGTRGNFNNEIGVPLTLFRLRAQHQAAVIEMGMNHPGEIAVLSRIAAPTLGLVNNAQREHQEFMATVEAVARENGAVIRHLPADGVAVFPADDDFTPLWREEAGARRVLSFGLSAQADVSASYQATAFGSTLQVAVKGLAVPPAQFKVELAAVGEHNVRNALAAAACALGAGIAIEAVVRGLESFAPVNGRLQRKEARSGALVIDDTYNANPDSVRAAIDVLAAIAGPRVLVLGDMGEVGDQGPQFHAEIGAYARSRGIPLFFGLGELTKHAVTAYGATPQGVAQALHFDDIAALNAAVEQAAPQGATVLVKGSRFMKMERVVQHLVNVESPTQHQQETH
- the murC gene encoding UDP-N-acetylmuramate--L-alanine ligase — protein: MKHRVKNIHFVGIGGSGMSGIAEVLLNLGYGVSGSDLGSNAATQRLAQLGACIRYGHAAGNIEGADAIVTSTAVKGDNPEVLAARKKHIPIVPRAVMLGELMRLKKGIAIAGTHGKTTTTSLVASVLAQGGLDPTFVIGGRLTSAGANAKLGTGEFIVAEADESDASFLNLTPVIEVITNIDADHMETYNHDFARLKQAFVEFTQRLPFYGVAVLCLDDPHVREIMPMVSKPILTYGFHEDADVRAIDAKAVDGKMEFTVIQDGYAPMQVSLNQPGMHNVQNACAAIAIARELDVDDAATQKALTEFNGVGRRFTRYGEVPLWDAEGKPAGHFTLVDDYGHHPVETAATIAAARGAYPGRRLVLAFQPHRYTRTRDLFEDFVKVLSSPDVLVLAEVYSAGEAPIVAADGRSLAHALRAAGKVEPVFVDDIGDMPETIRNVVRDGDVVMTMGAGSISAVPGRLTAQADVKNEQGAA
- the murG gene encoding undecaprenyldiphospho-muramoylpentapeptide beta-N-acetylglucosaminyltransferase, whose product is MSAPRKLLIMAAGTGGHIFPGLAIADTMRARGWEVSWLGTSHGMERELVPCHGVEMDSIVFAGLRGKGLMHTVKGAWRLVASFFDCFAILGRRRPDVVLGMGGYVTVPGGAMARLRGKPLVLVNADAALLLSNKALTPLADKVLFGFPADFGKAAGKAEVTGNPVRQEITALPPPVQRYAGRRGPLKILVVGGSLGAKVLNETVPAALAQLPLEQRPQVTHQSGKQNIVALRAAYEAAGVEAEVLDFIEDMPRRYAEADLVICRAGAITVSELTAAGVASVLVPLVVSTTSQQIENARWMAKNKAAIHLPQRELSPDALAGLLQKLDRAACHEMAQAAYEQGRRDANEAIARVLEGLVTP
- the murD gene encoding UDP-N-acetylmuramoyl-L-alanine--D-glutamate ligase — translated: MNYSGKHVLVLGLGESGLAMARWLVYCGASVRVADTRGEAALAERLAALRADAPEAQAVLGQPLSPALLEGVDFVAVSPGLAPEGELAPLMPAIAERSLPLWGEIELFAQALVALREETLYQPKVLAITGTNGKTTVTRLTGLLCQRAGLSVQVAGNISPAALDVLREAVIRDKVFLAELAEQDALAAAQAAAEAEAQAAQQAVLDAQQEAEAEKHRRAAARIEEAASIAVPVLQSHPVAPASLSESEQETAAQLDLLDAADASGEHAQDHQPPAADVSPSAAEAASQVDASAADEPDTSERVATDEADAVAQDASAAAAAATLDVASDVVPQAQPDAPATTGEAMNLGDFMEVSRKAEEDALVEVPPPPPPEPTYRGSMPQAWVLELSSFQLHTTHSLQADAATVLNLTQDHLDWHGSMEHYAADKARIFGQHTVRVLNRDDALVMQMAAAGSALSTFGLDEPTAPNSFGLVNDNGMLWLANAFVHEDDEVPEGKRRRKQKDMLPPPVTLKRLMPADALKIRGAHNAMNALAALALCRAIDLPMAPLLHGLRDYTGEPHRVELVGVIQEVDYYDDSKGTNVGATVAALNGLGLGGRPNRIVLIAGGDGKGQDFSPLDLPVQKYARAVLLIGRDAPAIRAALADSGVELIDCASLEAAVEKAGEIATAGDIVLLSPACASLDMFRNYAHRAEVFVDAVRELALSRGEVLA
- the mraY gene encoding phospho-N-acetylmuramoyl-pentapeptide-transferase, with protein sequence MLVWLAQNFQQDFGFLRLFNFITFRAVFATLTALLIGMIAGPAVIRMLTRMKVGQAVRTDGPQTHLIKSGTPTMGGVLILIGIGISTLLWADLSNRFVWIVLIVTLGFGAIGWVDDYRKVVYRDPQGMRSREKYFWQSLIGLVAAFYLAFSVSEVSNMKVFDLFVAWVRSGFSLDLPPKADLIVPFFKTVSYPLGVWGFIALTYFVIVGTSNAVNLTDGLDGLAIMPTVLVGAALGLFAYLTGNAAYAKYLFIPHIPGAGELLIFCGAMGGAGLAFLWYNAYPAQVFMGDVGALALGGALGTIAVIVRQEIVLFIMGGIFVVETLSVMIQVAYFKYTKKRFGTGRRVLLMAPLHHHYEQKGWKETQVVVRFWIITMMLVLLGLSTLKLR
- the ftsW gene encoding putative lipid II flippase FtsW, producing MKLNLSSMRSWLGGLREAAPAAAGRARSGRGGASGSIGFEQRSRMMEYDQPLIWVVLLLMLFGMVMVYSASVALPDSPKYASYSNYHFLIRQAIFIVLSIIAGALAFRVRIETWQKWAPYLFGITLILLLMVLVPGVGKGVNGAKRWLSLKIINLQPSELMKLFIVLYAADYTVRKQAVMHKLVKGFFPMAAAVGLVGLLLLLEPDLGAFGVIVCIAMGILFLGGINGVWFGGIGATLVGVFSLVIVTSPWRRERIFAYLNPWEEENALGKAYQLSHSLIAFGRGELFGVGLGSSVEKLHYLPEAHTDFLLAVIGEELGFVGVLVVVLLFYWLVKHAFEIGRQAIALDLTFAGLVAKGIGIWLGVQAFINMGVNLGLLPTKGLTLPLMSYGGSGVLLNCVGLAILLRIDYENRVLMRGGRL